The Planctomycetota bacterium genomic sequence AAGAGGGGCAGGGCGTCCTCATCACCGAAGCCGACCCCGCGGGGCTTGCGGCCAAGGCCGGCATGGAGCCCGGCATGCTGATCCTCCAGGTGGGAGGCAAGAAGGTCCGCAACGTCGCCGAGTTCAAGGAAGCCCTAAAGGGAATAGACGTGGCGCGCGGCATCCCGATGCTCGTCCGCGCGGGCGACCGCCAGATGTTCGTCCTGATCCGTAAACGCTGAGCGGCGGTGTTCCACTCGGTCCGGACCTTGGCGCCGGGCGTCTTGGGGGTGCCGAACCCGCCGGGACCCTCTTTCCACGACGAGGCGTTGAAGTCCGCCGCAAACCAGTTGTCGGCGGGTTTCCGGAACGTGTAACGCTACTGGGCCGGTTTCTCTCGCGAGGTGGGAACGATCTCCGCGGTCGTCGGCGGGCTCGGGAAGGGCGCCCACTGGCCCGCCGGGCGCTTGTCGCGGCCCGCCCATTTCTTCCACGCCTCGCCATCGTACAGCATCCGGATGAGAAGGCCGCCCACCACCGGCCGGGCCTGGAAGCCGCGCTTCTTGCCCGTGTCGGTCATGAACCAGTCGGTCATCGGGATGCGGTCGGGCGTCTCGTTGAGGAAATCGTACACGGGGGCGACGAGGGCGTCGAAATCGGCCCGGTCGCCCGTCAGGCAGGCCGTCCAGAGCGTCCAGTCGAGTTTGGTGTAGGGCTGGCGGTTATCCAGGGGCAGGCCGTAACGCTTCTGGGTCTTCTTGTAGAACGCCATCTCCTTGCGGAGCACGGCGTCGGGGAACAGGCCGAGGCCGAGAATCTTGTCCCAGACGAGGTTGTACTTCTGGCTCCAGGTGCCGGGCTTGTCGAACGCCAAGCGGAAGTGGTCGCCGTCGTCGGCCTCCTTGGCCCACTTGGCCGCGAACTGTCTGGCCAGCCGCAGGTAGGTGGCGGCGCGGTCCTTCTCGCCTTTCATGTCGCAGAGCATGGCATAGGCGCCGAGGGCCGCAATCGCCTTGGCTGACAGGTTCACGTTGTGGGCCAGGTGCCCGGCAAAGTCGTCGGTGCACAACTGGTTCTCGGGGTCGAAGCCCTTGTCCTTGAGGTACTCGGCCCATTTGGCGAGGAGCGGCCAGTACCGCGCGGCGTAGTCGGCCTTGCCTTCCATCTTCGCCAGGGACCCCAGGATGAGGAGCATGTTGCCGGTTTCCTCGACGGGCATCTGGTTGGCCTCGGACCTTTCGCCGCCGCCGTAGCGCTGGCCGTTGGCCTTGGGGTACTGGCCCAGGTCGTGCGGCGCGAAGGGGAACTTCCATCGCGGCGAGTTGGCGTAGTCCAGGATGTGCTGGAGGGTGGCCTTGGTCAGCGTGGGGCCGAACAGGATGAACTGCGGGGCCATCGGATAGATCACGTCCACCGTGGCGATGCAGCCGTTTGAGAAGCATTCCTTCGGGAACAAGAGCGGCTGGCCGCTTGAGTCGGCCGCCAGTTTGTTGCCCGCAAAGCACTGCCGGTAGGCGAGCGCGGCCAGACGGGCGTAGGGTTCGCCGCCGGCCTTTCTGAAGTCGGCCATGAGTTCCGCATCGAACGCCTCGCACCGCTTGGCCAGGGCCGGGAATTCGGCGGCGGCTGCTTTCAGGAGATCGGCCGCCTCGGCGCCGCTCCGCCGCCAGTACGGGCGGAGCGGTTGCTGGAAGTACTCGATGGAGTAGATGTCGTCGTAGGCCGTCATCACGGTGCCCGACACCCCGGCGGCGCCCACCTTGCCCAGGTCGAGGGCGACGGCGGCTACGGGGCAGTCGTCCTCGGCGGCGCGCGGCTGGCGGGTGTCATCCGCGGAAAACTTCTGGCCTCCGGCAAAAGCGCCCTGGGCGGCCGAGGACGAAACGATCGCCTGGCTCGCCATCGGGCCCGGCAACGCCGCCACGTAGAGATACCCCCAGTTGATCCGCTGGTTGTCGCCGCTCTTGGCGAGGACCGGCTGGTCCTTCGAGCCGATCCGCAGGGCCGCAAGGTCGCCGATCTTCTGCTGCGACCACACGACCTGTTCGCCGGGCACGTTGACGGCGATCTCGGCCGCCGCGTCGAAATACACCGCGACGGCGTGTTCCTTGCCGTCCGTCGCCGCCGCCGTCCACGTGACGTACGTGACCGGGCGGGAAAGGATGTCGAGATCGTCGGGCAGCATGGCCGTCGTGAACGTAAGCGTCACGCGGACGGTGTCGGCCACGGCCTTGTAGATCGTGCGGGTGGGCAAGACGTCCACGCTTTCCTGGGTCGCGGCGGGCAGGTTCCTCGGCTCTTCGCCCATGAGGCGGAAGGTCTTGCCATCGACCCGCACGAGACTGTGCAGGCGGTGGGGGTTGCCGGTCCAGTGGACGGTCTCGGCGTCGGTCAACCGGTCGGCGGGCGACCAGATGCTGAAATACGGGTCGCACGTCACCAGCGGGACCGACGGCGGCCGGCAGGGCTTGGCCGTCGGCTCAGA encodes the following:
- a CDS encoding DUF4965 domain-containing protein, translating into MRLAHATLILVMVVLVPASACRAAAASEPTAKPCRPPSVPLVTCDPYFSIWSPADRLTDAETVHWTGNPHRLHSLVRVDGKTFRLMGEEPRNLPAATQESVDVLPTRTIYKAVADTVRVTLTFTTAMLPDDLDILSRPVTYVTWTAAATDGKEHAVAVYFDAAAEIAVNVPGEQVVWSQQKIGDLAALRIGSKDQPVLAKSGDNQRINWGYLYVAALPGPMASQAIVSSSAAQGAFAGGQKFSADDTRQPRAAEDDCPVAAVALDLGKVGAAGVSGTVMTAYDDIYSIEYFQQPLRPYWRRSGAEAADLLKAAAAEFPALAKRCEAFDAELMADFRKAGGEPYARLAALAYRQCFAGNKLAADSSGQPLLFPKECFSNGCIATVDVIYPMAPQFILFGPTLTKATLQHILDYANSPRWKFPFAPHDLGQYPKANGQRYGGGERSEANQMPVEETGNMLLILGSLAKMEGKADYAARYWPLLAKWAEYLKDKGFDPENQLCTDDFAGHLAHNVNLSAKAIAALGAYAMLCDMKGEKDRAATYLRLARQFAAKWAKEADDGDHFRLAFDKPGTWSQKYNLVWDKILGLGLFPDAVLRKEMAFYKKTQKRYGLPLDNRQPYTKLDWTLWTACLTGDRADFDALVAPVYDFLNETPDRIPMTDWFMTDTGKKRGFQARPVVGGLLIRMLYDGEAWKKWAGRDKRPAGQWAPFPSPPTTAEIVPTSREKPAQ